The Humulus lupulus chromosome 4, drHumLupu1.1, whole genome shotgun sequence genome has a window encoding:
- the LOC133831180 gene encoding serine/threonine protein phosphatase 2A 57 kDa regulatory subunit B' beta isoform-like, producing the protein MFRKIIKGGHRKPSKSESNDASMYGYGPPAGPNRSSGSVTTTNVIVNHSSRAGPVQPGPISVGAAGAVAVLAPPGTVEPLALFRDVPVSDRHSLFIRKLQICCFQFDFSDTLKSVREKEIKRQSLMDLVEFIQSGSGKITESCQEEMIRMVSVNIFRCLPPASHENTGQEGGEPDEDEPYLDPSWPHLQLVYELLLRYVVSSDTDTKVAKRYIDHSFVLKLLDLFDSEDPREREYLKMILHRIYGKFMVHRPFIRKAINNIFYRFIYETERHSGIAELLEILGSIINGFALPMKEEHKLFLVRALIPLHKPKPITIYHQQLSYCITQFVEKDFKLADTVIRGLLKYWPVTNCQKEVLFLGELEEVLEATQSAEFQRCMVPLFRQIARCLTSFHFQVAERALFLWNNEHIVSLIGQNRHVILPIIFEALEKNIQSHWNQAVHGLTVNVKKMFMEMDVELFEECQREHAEKEAKARERQEQRELTWKKLADVAEQKREDEM; encoded by the exons ATGTTCAGGAAAATTATTAAAGGAGGGCATCGGAAGCCATCCAAGTCAGAATCCAATGATGCTTCAATGTACGGATATGGACCGCCGGCGGGTCCGAATCGCAGTTCCGGATCGGTCACTACGACGAATGTGATTGTGAACCACTCGTCTCGGGCTGGGCCGGTCCAACCAGGTCCAATTTCGGTTGGGGCTGCTGGAGCAGTGGCGGTTCTAGCGCCTCCGGGAACGGTAGAGCCTCTTGCCTTGTTCCGGGATGTTCCGGTGTCTGATCGCCATAGCTTGTTTATACGAAAGTTACAGATATGCTGTTTTCAATTCGATTTCTCGGATACCCTGAAATCGGTTAGAGAGAAGGAGATCAAGCGTCAGAGTCTAATGGATTTGGTTGAGTTTATACAATCTGGGTCGGGTAAGATCACTGAGAGTTGTCAAGAAGAGATGATTAGAATGGTATCTGTCAATATTTTCCGGTGCTTGCCTCCGGCGTCACACGAAAATACGGGTCAAGAAGGCGGTGAGCCTGACGAGGATGAGCCGTATTTAGATCCGTCATGGCCACATTTGCAGCTAGTGTACGAGTTGCTTCTTAGATATGTTGTGTCTTCTGATACTGATACAAAGGTTGCCAAGAGGTATATTGATCATTCATTTGTGTTAAAGCTACTTGATTTGTTTGATTCTGAGGATCCAAGGGAGCGTGAATACTTGAAGATGATTCTTCATCGTATATATGGCAAGTTTATGGTTCATCGACCCTTTATTAGGAAGGCTATTAATAACATTTTCTATCGGTTTATATACGAGACAGAGAGGCACAGTGGAATTGCCGAGCTGTTGGAGATTCTGGGAAGTATTATTAATGGGTTTGCATTGCCAATGAAAGAAGAACATAAGTTGTTTCTGGTTCGAGCTCTTATACCACTTCATAAGCCTAAGCCGATTACTATATATCATCAGCAACTCTCTTACTGCATTACCCAGTTCGTGGAAAAGGATTTCAAGCTTGCGGATACTGTCATAAGGGGTCTGTTGAAGTATTGGCCAGTGACTAATTGTCAGAAAGAAGTTCTCTTTCTTGGAGAACTTGAAGAAGTGCTTGAGGCAACACAATCCGCAGAATTTCAGCGTTGTATGGTTCCCCTTTTCCGACAGATTGCCCGTTGCCTAACAAGCTTTCATTTTCAG GTGGCAGAACGAGCCCTGTTCTTGTGGAATAATGAGCATATTGTGAGCTTAATTGGTCAGAATCGACATGTTATATTGCCAATTATTTTCGAGGCATTAGAGAAGAATATCCAGAGTCACTGGAATCAAGCTGTTCATGGGCTGACTGTGAATGTCAAGAAAATGTTCATGGAAATGGATGTGGAGTTGTTTGAAGAGTGTCAAAGAGAGCACGCTGAGAAAGAAGCCAAGGCCAGAGAAAGGCAAGAGCAGAGGGAGTTGACGTGGAAGAAATTGGCTGATGTGGCAGAACAGAAAAGAGAGGATGAAATGTAG